In the Mesorhizobium sp. M1D.F.Ca.ET.043.01.1.1 genome, TGCGCCTCGTCATCGGATTGGGGGCTCTGCCATGCAGGGGCCGAGTTTCGACGGTCTTGATTTCGCCTTTGCCGTCCAATGGGCGGCAACGACTGTCGATCACGCGACCGAGCAAATCGCCGCCGACGGGCACCTCACGCATTCGGCCAGTGGCCACGACCTCTGCGCGGCTGGATAGGCCCACCAAGTCCCCGATCGGTGTCAGCAATACACCATCACCCGACAGGCCGATCACCTCGGCCTCGAGCGACAGCCCGGTTCGCGGGTCCTCTAGGAGGCAAAGTTCCCCAATACGAGTGTCTGGCAAGACGGCATGAACCAGTGTGCCGATAGCCCGCGTGATCCGACCGCGCACCGCACGCGTGTCAATTCGCTTGGCCGCAGCCCTCAAAGACGAGATTGCTGGAACGAGAGCTCGAGTGTCGGCGTCAGCGTTATGTTCTGGGACGGGCTTTCTCATAGCTCGCCTTTCTCACAGAGCGTCCCGAAACCAAGGCGCAGCGCGCGCATCTGGGCGTCAAGTCCAAGGTCAACATTGCCGTACTCGCTCCACAGCACGCAGCGTTGCGGCGACAATGTCGGGTCGGGCTCGATCCGCACCCTTGGTCGACCATCCTGGCCGTCGCATCGAGCAAACTCTCGTGCAAGCATGTCGACTTGCATGGGAGAAACATGAAGGCAAACGTCGGCGCCGCTGTATTGACACTCTATGGCGTGACGAACAGCCCTCACCAATAGCTCGCCCGGATCGAAAGCGCCGATAAGATCGCTCAATATTTCCATCACGAGCTGCGGCAATTCCTGCTCCAGAGCCGCCTTTCGTCGCGCGATTTCGGAGATTGTCTCCGCAATCAACCCTGCCATCTCCTCGGTGCCTGCATTCGAGCCCTCCATGTGGCCGCGCGCCCACGCCCGCTGGTAAACCGCGCGTGCCCAGTTTCGAACGCGCTGCCGATGCCGTTCTGCCGCGGCAAGGGCTTGCGCGGCGCTGTGCCAGGTTTCGAGCTCGCTCGCGGGTATCAGTGGTCCGACTGGACGCATCTGCGGCGCTATTGGCCCCTCGGAAAGTTCGACTGTCATTTCACCGGGGTCTCTGTCTCAAAATGAGCTACTACAAGTGAAAGCAATTGGCCGGCGGCGGTCCAATGCTCATGTGCTGGAGTCTCCGCGGCAGTCCCCTCGGGCAATCGAAGAAGCACGCGGTTACGCTCGGTCGCTGAACTGTCCTGGAGCCAAGCTCCAAGACATGCGTGTCCATCGTATTCGATTTGCTGAGCGAGTTTTTCTGGGTCCGAGATCAGTCTTTTGTCAACAGCATGCAGCAGGTGTCGGATTCCGAATGCGTGTGCATCCACGCCGATGCGTTTAACAAGGATGGCAAGCTCAGGCTGAGAGACAAACGCGACCAGCGAACGGGCATGCCAGATACTACCAGCAAGAAGGGCCGCTCGATATGGATCATGCCCGCGTAGAAGGTCCGGCCTGCAGCCGATGTGGTTCAGATCCACGTCATCGTTGCCCAGCAATTCTGCCAGCCTTGGATGCAGTCTGGAACACTTCTGCAACTTCACTAACGTTTCGGCCGATAACGCTGGATCAAGACGCGCCGCAAGACGGGTTGGATGGGCCGAAGCCGCAAGCTCGCTCGCGCCCGGAAAGTGCGGACCATCAGGTCGGGCGGTCTGTATAGGCATTGGCAATGAGATGTCACCCACGTCCAATTGCAGGCATTCTTTTGCGAATGGCCTCGACAGCAGAAGCATCCCGGCGCCCCTCGACCTTGGAAACGCCGGTTGATTGCTTGCGCCGACGCGTAACAACGCCGATCAAGAGATAACAGGCCACGGCGAATACGGCTGCGGCAAAACCTGTTACGGTCGCCAGAAGTGGCGCAGGAAGAGGTAGTGATGCTTGTGGCAAAACAGCAGTCGGATCGGGCCGTTGCTCGTGTGCGGACCGTTCTACCGGCACCAAAACCACTTCCACCTTATCGTAGGACAGGCCTTCGATGCTGTCGGCTACAAGCATCTTTATCTTTGGCAGCAGAGCCGCGACATTTGTTTTTGCGTCGTGCCTGATAAACACCGAGGCCGAGGATGGCGTGGCACCGGCTCGCACAAGGTCGTTATGCGGCAGCACGACGTGAACACGTACAGAAAAAACGCCATCGATATCGCTGATCGTCCGCGACAACTCTTCGCTCAGGGCATACACGTAACGGGCACGCTCTTCGGTCGGCGAGGCAATCAGGCCTGATCCTTGGAATATCTCACCGAGGTTCTTGAAGGATTGGCGCGGCAGCCCCTTGGCGTTCAGAAGGTTGATTGAGAAGGCGAGCAGCTTTTCGTCAACCTGGATCGTGCTGGTTCCATCCTTGGCGACCACCCGGATCGCGGCGACCCCGTTGTCTTCAAGAAGTGCGAGCATTTCATTTGCCTCACGCTCTTGCAATTGCGTGTAGAGGTCGGCTTTGCAAGCAGTGAGGGCGACGAGAACTGGCAGCATGACAAGTCTAACCGACCGCCACCCTGACAGGCCACGCATGATTTCGCCCTCGGCCAAGCCAATCATGCGCGCGGTTCAGCCTTCCTTCAAAAGTTTATTCACGGATGATGTGACGCCGCTGACGCCTTTGGAGATAAGCGCCACCTGGGTGACGCCGTTGTAAACATCCCGAAGACCAGCCATCATCGTTTCGAAGTCTTGCCCTTGTTGGGGAATGCCCGAGATTCCGGTTCCCGCCTCACCTGGAACGGGAAGCTTCTGCGCCGGTCCCGGTAGAGCGCCCTTCGAAAGGGCTATGTCATGGTCGAGCGCGGGGAAGGAAACAGTGTTGTGTGGATATAGGGAGGAAATCGTCTGCAACACGCGATCGCCCATGCCGCTCGTCGGCGCAGCCGCGCGCTGAACATCCATCGCCGCAGCAACTGGCGCCGCACTCGCTGGCCCCGCGGCGGCATCGTTTTTCAGCGAGTCGGCTGCATGCCCTAAGGCGCGCTCAAACTGGGCCTGCTCGACAATCGACGGTGATCCGACCCTGGGGAGGCCAGCCGTTAGAGTGGCAGAGATCGACGTGACAGGCATCATCATGTAAGGACTCGGTTGCTCTCTCTGACCGGGCGAGCCCCGCCCATTCATCACCCGGTGTCGGCGCAACACTCCTAGGGGGGCAAGCTGACAACAAGCTGACTAACGGCGGCGTCATTTCGACAATCTAAAATCTCTTCGGCAATTTAGTCACTTGTGATGATTTCAGCGTTTGGTTTATCAGTGCGACATGCCGAGAACGCTTATCCAACCCGTCACCCTGCATGTTTTGAGACTTCTTTGTGCCGGGTTTTTTCTGTCCACCGGGATTCACCCGGCGCATGCAGTCCCGCTGTCCCTTCCGGCGACACCCTATAGATACACGGTTCTGGATCAGGAGCTCGCTGCAGCGTTGCAGGAATTCGGCAACAACCTGAATATCAGGGTCAACATCAGTCCTGCGGTGAAGGGGCGAATTCGCGGACGTATGCCTGATTTGCCACCGCGCGCGTTCCTCGACCGCTTGACGAACCTTTACGGTCTACAATGGTACTATGACGGCCTTGTGCTCTATGTGTCTGCTGCACAAGAATCGCAAACTCGAATGCTTTTGATGACGTCGATTCGCTTCGATGCGTTCAAGGGGGCTCTCGACAAGCTTGATATCTCCGACGAGCGCTATGTGGTCAAACCCGTGCCAGGCAATGGCCTCGTCTTCGTTTCCGGTCCACCGCGCTTCGTCGCACTCGTGGAGCAGACCTTTAACGGCTTGGTGGCGCAGGCGCAGGCGCAGACTCACATAGCGGCAACGCCAAAGGAATCAGTGCTGATCTTGTTTCGCGGCTCCTCCACTACGGTCGTTCGCGACGGACGACCGGATGCTTCTTATTCTTCTGACATCCCACAACAGGATAGCGTTGGCGGGAAGCCTGAGCTGGGCAAGAAATGAACATTGAGGATTTCCCGCAGCTCTGAAGAACATGACTGCGGCTACCCCTTTGTGAACTCTTCGCAAACTCGTCAGTTTCTCGAAAGCTAATCCGCTCATGATGAGTCCCGGCAGCTCTCGCGGTGACTCCGGCCATTGTGTTGGACCGAACCTTGGAGCCGGCCCGGAACACAGCAATTGAAGGCAGGGCAGGCGCATTCGTGACCTGCCGACGCTTGGAATTGTCGAATTTTGTGAAACGCAAGGGATCTTCTGTCGGGGTCTCTTGTGGGGATTTCAACGTCACGTCTGAGGATGCATAATGTCGGCCAGTAATCTTTCAACTTTCTACCGCTCAAATTCGCTACAGTCCGCAAGGGGTTGGCCGGGCCTGAAAGTTTCCCATTTTGCGACCCAGCATCAGCAAAGTGCATCGTGCTTCGAAGCGATGCTGTCCACTTGTGTGCTGGCAGACAAGCCCGGCTCTTTCGCGCAAGGGGATCTGCCAGCGTCGAATCTTGATTCGACAATGGATAAATTGCGGCAGGACCCTTTGGGCCATCTGGCACCGGATGTCTTGACATTGAATGGCTTGGAGCAACACCCACTGGATCTGCTGCCGCCAAATATGAGGGCGGCTCTCAAGGAGGACCAATCGCAACGCTCCAAGGCGACTGAAGCCCAACATCTGCTCGGCGTCACTCCGAAGATCGAGCCGGCTCCCAGGCCGAGCCCCGGAATCACGTGGAACGGTGGGTCGCTGACCACGGCTGAGTTGCAGATTGTTGCGGTACTCAACCGTCACAAGGACCAATGCCCGCTTACTTGGAAGTCGTTGACCGACAAAGCCAATGATCCCTCTACGCCACCGGATCTGAAAGCGGCGATCCAGGGACTGCAGCAGGATTCGGGACTTTTTTATGCGATTGGCTCGCAGGGCGACGGCCGCTGTGGAGGCAAGATCAACGCCAAGGACTTGGCCGGATTTTCAAACCACCACCCACAAGTTGCTGCATTTCAGGAAGCCCAAGCGCGAAGCTACGAGCAGAACTACATACCATCCGACGGCAGCGGAGGTTTGCAGCCTTCGGTCATGACCTTGAGCGATGCCTTGCGGGAGTTTTACCGGTACTCCGAAAATCTGTCCAAGGACCTGAGTCTGGATGAGTTCAAGAAAATGGTCGGCGGCGAATCGAAAAACGGCAAATTTCCGCCCCAGGTCATTGCGGCGGCGCAATATTTCCTCGATCACCCCGATGCTTGGAACCAGTTGTGCGGTGGCTCGAAAGGGAAGATGCACAAAGAGGATTTCCTGCAAGTCGCCTCATCGTCGATGAGCCTCACGCAAACTGAGCTGAATACGGTCGAGATGATCAAGGACCATCAGGACACGTTCTTTGGAAGCGGTGTTCTGACTCGCGACAAACTGGCGAAAATGAAAGACGACAAGAGCCTTGATCCGAAAGTGCGGGAAGCAGCCTCTCAGCTCCTTTCAGATCCTCTTCTGTTTGGCCTCCTGAACAATTCGATCACGGGCTATAAGACCCATCATAAATTCTTCGACTTTGGCGGCGGGCATACGGTTGATTCCGGCAATATCAGCAAAAAAGACTTTGCCCATTTTTGCACAAACATGTCGTCTGCGAACCGCAACGTTCAGCAGCCAATCACCCACGGCGCCCAAACCGCAGAAGAGCAGAATGCCGTCGCGGACATGAAGATGGGCCTGATGGACCAGCCTGACATTAAGTCAGCCAAAAAGAACGGCGGGGCCGTCATGCACGTCGTCGACTCCGTGCTCAAAATCGAGACGAAAGTGCTCGACTTGGCGGCAACGGCGGTGGGACTGCTCAGCTTCATTCCGGGCCTCGGACAAGTAGCCGATCTTGCCTCGATGGTTCTCGAGGCTGAGTCGCAAGCAGCCAATCTCCTGCGTACGGCCATTAACGGAGGCGATATGAAGCGAGCGCTGGAGGAAGCTGGCCTCAATATGGCCGCGCAGGCGATCGGCCTTATCGCAGGCCCCGAGGTCAAGCTGGCCATTCGAAATGGGCTCGTAAAGCACCTGATGGAAGAGGCCTTGGCGGCAGGCATTGATCTTTCGGTCTCGACGGCGCAGGACTACGCAGAAGGCTATGTGAATAACCTCAAAGCGCGCCTTGCAGGCGGCCCTGAGCAAAGCCTAGGCCTTCCGAGCATGCCATCATTCCAGAGTGTGGCAAGCAATGTGCCCTTCGTCGGCATTGCCTTATCCTAGCCGTCGCCTTGCGCGGAAGCTTTGGCTCGCGCGCTGACATAAGGGTCATTGTGGCACAAGCAGGGGTTCATCCGCATCAACGCAGCGGTGTTCCTGACGCCATCTGGATCGGACTGTGAGGGGGATGTCCGAAGTCTGTGAAGGCTTCGGTATATGACGACTTCAGAGTTACGCTGAGCCCAGCCATCTCGAGCCGGTGCGCCGGGTCGAGGTTTTCACGGGCGCCGGCCGGCAGCGGGAATGGTCTCCGGAAGGCACGGCGCGGATGGTGGCGGAGCGGCGCAGCCGAAGGAACGGCTGTCGCGCGCCCAGGGCGGCCTCCCGAACAGCAGACGATGATCTCCTGCCTTGGGCCTATATCCTTGTGCCCACGCTCAAGGCAGTCGGCTGAAAACAGCGCTGATTTAAAACAGCATTATCCTGCACTGCACCCTCGATCCTTGCGCTCACCGATCGCTCGTCGACACGCACGCGGTCAAGTCGTTATCGGCGCTATGCCGATGGGCTTCGAGAGCAAGGTGGACGCTGAGCGGTGCGTCAGCCTCAGGGCGCGGCTGGCCAGCTTTGGGTCTCACGCTCTATGACGGCAACACCCGGCTGATCAACTTGGCCTGTTCGCGGGCTCCCGGCAGCGGCGCGGAAGCCACGGTCCGCCTTCCTCGGCTTCAGGCCAAAGATACCGCAGCATGCTCCAGAGCTATGTCTGCCGCCTCCGCCCCATCGTCGCTGGTCATGTGGAAAGGACAAGCAGGCTACGCACCCCATAATCCCGTCGGGCAGGATTCGACAGTCGACGGCGAGACATTCGCCAAACCTCACCCTTGATTCTCAGCAACGTTAAAAAAAATTCACATAATGTTCGTGAGTGTAGTCTCCTGTCAGGTGGTACATTAGCCCCAATATCTGGCGTCTTAGTCGTAGAAAGGACTGTGATCCATCTTCCATTAGCATCCATACCAGCGGATTTACAGCAAATGACGAGAGAGGTCTCATGCGGATTGATGGGGATAGAAGGGCTAGCGGCTTGCTGCATCCCGTCCGGGTTGATGCCAACCAATGTTGACACTGGTAAATCGCCTAAGGACGGCAGCGCATCTTGATCGCCTTCGAATCCTGGGCCTTTGCGCGCATGCGGATCTAACCGTCGGCGAGCTGGCCGATATTACCAGTCTGCCTCGCGAGCAGGTTCGACGCCACGTTCGGCGGCTGGGCAGAGCCAACTTTCTTTGCTGCAACGAACAACGTCCGCAGTCTTCGTACCATATGCAAGCAGGAGGCAAGGATGGCGGGCTGGCTCAATTGGTGGTCGATCTCCTGCCCCACGATGATGGCCATCATAAAAGAGACCTACAACGCCTGGAAGCAATACAAGACGCGCGGTTGAAGGGACCGCCTGCTTGATCGTGAAATAGATCAGTCCAAATGGAGCGCGACTACCATGGATAACTCCGCCGGCGGCGCCATCGCGCAGCCCGACACTTACGGGCGGCCTCACTTAGCCGCCGTCGACTCCCGCGTTCACGAACTGCTTCTAAGACAGGAGCGTCAGGAGCGGACAACTCTCAAACTGATCGCCTCCGAGAACTTTGCCTCCTCGGCGGTGTTGGAAGCGACCGGGTCGATTTTCACCAACAAGTATGCCGAGGGATACCCCGGTGCGCGCTACTACGCCGGAAACGAGATCGTCGATGAGCTTGAGACCCTCGCGATCGAGCGCCTGAAAGCGCTATTTGGCAGTGAACACGCGAACGTCCAGCCTTATTCAGGCTCGCCAGCCAACCAGGCTGTCTATCGCGCGCTTTTGAGCCCCCGTGACAAAGTCATGGGCTTGCCTTTACCCGAAGGCGGCCATCTGACTCACGGTTGGTCCGTCAATTTTTCCGGCAGCGATTATCAGCGCGTCCCGTACAGGCTGCACGAAAAGACACAGCAAATTGACTATGACCACTTGCGCGAGACCGCCAAGCGGGAACGCCCGAAGCTAATTTGGGTCGGCGGAACTGCTTATCCGCGTATTTTTGACTACGCGGCAATGGCCGAAATTGCTTCGGAGGTGAACTCGTATCTGGTGGCTGACATCGCCCACATCTGCGGCCTGGTTGTCGCAGGAGTGCATCCGAACCCCGTGTCCCATTGCGATGTGGTCACCAGCACCTCTCACAAGTCGATCCGCGGTCCCCGGGGTGGCTTCATTTTATCAAGGAATGAAGACCGTTATCAGCCCCTCCATCATCCGAAGAGCAAACACAATCTGCGCCGTGTTCCCTCTTCTGCAAGGCGGACCGCATATGAATACTATCGCCGCGCTTGCCGTCGCTTTGCAGGAAGCAGCGAACTCGTCCTTTCGTGTCTACGGTCAGCAGATCGTCCACAACGCCAAGGCTCTGGCCCAGGCGCTTCTGGAGCGAGGTTATGAACTCGTCACTGGGGGCACTGACAATCACATGCTGATCCTTGATCTTCGGGACCGGCCGCTGTCAGGCAAAGCCTATGCGGAGCGCTTATCGCGTGCAGGCATCATTGCGAATTTCAATATGGTCCCGGGCGACCGGCGGCATCCGGCGCTGACAAGCGGCATCCGCTTAGGGACACCAGCGGTGACGTCCATGGGCATGCGCGAAACGGAGATGGTGCAGATCGCCGCTTTCATCGACTCGGTCTGCCGCCAGCCCGATGACCAGGAAGTTCATGCGAGCGTACGAAGAGACGTTGCCGACTTCTGCACTGCGTTCGATGTTCCCGGCATCCGCGACCGATAAGCCACCCCAATCCAGAAACTCCTCACTAACTCCAGCACTTGAAGCGAGGGCATTTTTATGACCAGGCAGTTCGTGTTCTCTTCCGAATCCGTCGGCGCGGGACACCCCGACAAGATGGCAGACAACATCTCCGATGCCATTCTCGATGCGGTCCTGCGCACCGATCCGAAGGCGCGCGTCGCCTGTGAAGTGTTGGTGAAGACGGGGATGGTCGTTGTGGCTGGCGAGATCACCAGCCATGCCCACATCGATTACAGCCAAGTCGCCCGCGATACGATACTCGATATTGGCTACGACGATGATGCGATTGGCTTTGATGGTCGACGTTGCGCCGTCGTTCTGGCCCTCACCGAGCAGTCGCCCGACATAAGCCAGGGCGTTGATGAAGGACGAGGGCAGGATCTCGGGCAAGGGGCAGGGGATCAGGGCATCATGTTTGGATTCGCATGCAACGAGACGGATACATTGATGCCCCTGCCGATCCAACTCGCTCACCATTTGACGAAAAGACAGGCCGAGGTCCGGAAAGCGGGACAGCTTGGCTGGCTGCGTCCGGACGTGAAATCTCAAGTGTCGGTACGCTACGAAGGGCTCCGCCCGGTGGCGCTGGATACCATAGTCCTGTCAACGCAGCATGACGAAGCGGTCTCACAAGCCACGGTCCGCGAAGGCGTCATTGAGGAGATCATAAAACCGGTCCTGCCGGCCCACCTGGATACTTCGGGGATCAGATTTCTGGTCAACCCAACAGGGCGGTTCGTGGTCGGTGGGCCTGCCGGCGACTGCGGCCTCACAGGACGGAAGATCATCGTCGATTCCTACGGTGGGACCGGGCGTCACGGCGGCGGTGCCTTTTCGGGCAAGGACCCATCCAAGGTTGACCGCTCGGCGGCCTATGCCGCCCGGTATGTCGCGAAGAACATCGTTGCCAGCGGCCTTGCAGAGGTCTGCGAGGTTCAGCTTGCCTACGCGATCGGCGTGGCCAGTCCGGTTTCTGTCATGGTCAATACCTTCGGAACCGCAAGGATCGAGGAAAAAAGGATCGAGCGCCTTGTTCTCGAGGTTTTCAATCTCCGACCGAAAGGCATCATCAAGATGCTTGATCTCTTACGGCCGATATACCGCAAGACGGCGACATACGGACACTTCGGGCGTGAAGAGCCTGAGTTCACTTGGGAGAAGACGGACAAAGCTGACGATTTGCTGCGTGAAGCCGGACCGGCAGCTGCGTGAGGGCGGCTGGATCAAGCGCATGCGGCAACCCATTTCAACTCGCGAGACCACGCCCGGCCGGCGTGGCAAGAAGCCGGCTCGGGTTTTGGCGGAGATTTTGATGCCGGATTATGACGTGCTTTGCATCGGCAATGCCATTGTCGACATCATCGCCCAGTGCGACGAGGAATTCCTCGAGACCAACGGCATCATCAAGGGCGCGATGAACCTCATCGACACACAACGCGCCGAACTGCTCTACAGCCGCATGGGTCCGGCGATCGAAGCGTCCGGCGGCAGCGCCGGCAACACGGCGGCCGGCGTCGCCAGCTTTGGCGGCCGCGCGGCCTTCTTCGGCAAGGTCTCCAACGATGCGCTGGGCGAAATCTACGCCCACGACATCCATGCGCAGGGCGTCGCCTTCGGCACCACGCCGCTCAAGGGTGAGCCGCCGACGGCGCGCTCGATGATCTTCGTCACGCCCGACGGCGAGCGCTCGATGAACACCTATCTCGGCGCCTGCGTCGAGCTTGGCCCTGAGGATGTCGAAGCCGACAAGGCGTCCGGCGCCAAGGTCACCTATTTCGAAGGCTATCTGTGGGACCCGCCGCGCGCCAAGGAGGCAATCCGCCAGACGGCGAAGCTGGCGCACGCGGCAGGCCGAGAAGTGTCGATGACGCTATCGGATTCGTTCTGCGTCGACCGCTACCGCGACGAATTCCTCGACCTGATGCGCTCGGGCACGGTCGACATCGTCTTTGCCAACAGCCACGAGATCAAGTCGCTCTACCAGACATCGTCGTTCGACGAGGCGCTGGCCCAGATCCGCAAGGATTGCCGGATCGCCGCCGTCACCCGCTCGGAAAAAGGCTCGGTGATCGTGCGCGGCGACGAGACCGTGGTGATCAAGGCGACCGCCATCAAGGAACTGGTCGACACGACGGGCGCCGGCGATCTCTATGCCGCCGGCTTCCTGCATGGCTACACGCAAGGCCGCGACCTGCAGACTTGCGGCGACCTTGGCTCACTGGCAGCCGGATTGGTGATCCAGCAGATCGGCCCCAGGCCCCGTCAGAATTTGCGCCGCGAGGCCGAGCAGGCGGGGCTGACCATTCCGGACGTTCAAACGAGTTAGTGGCCTACCTTCCCGTTGTGCAGGCTATCTCGCCAGAAGCGCAATCACGGAATAGGGAAATCCTGATGTCGAACATGATGAAGGCGCTTGTGAAGGCCAAGGCCGAACCGGGCATCTGGATGGAAGAGGTGCCGGTGCCGGAAATCGGCCCCAACGACGTGCTGATCAAGATCAAGAAGACGGCGATCTGCGGCACCGACGTGCACATCTACAATTGGGACCAGTGGGCGCAGAAGACGGTGCCGGTGCCGATGGTGACGGGCCATGAATTCGTCGGCACCGTTGCCGATTTCGGCGCAGCGGTCACCGAATACAAGGTCGGCCAGCGTGTATTGGGCGAAGGCCACATCGTCTGCGGCCATTGCCGCAACTGTCGCGCCGGGCGAGGGCATCTGTGCCGCAACACACTCGGCGTCGGCGTCAACCGTCCAGGCGCCTTCGGCGAGTATCTGGCGATCCCGCAGCACAATGTCGTGCCGATCCCCGACGATGTGCCCGATGAGATTGCCGCGATCTTCGATCCCTTGGGCAATGCCGTCCACACCGCATTGTCCTTCGATCTGGTCGGCGAGGACGTGCTGGTGACTGGCGCCGGGCCGATCGGCATCATGGGCGCGCTCGTCGCCCAATGCGTCGGCGCGCGCAAAGTGGTCATCACTGACATCAACCCGGTGCGGCTGGCGCTAGCCAAGAAACTCGGCGTCCAGCATGTCGTCGACGCCTCGAAGGAGAAGCTGCGCGACGTCATGCCGGTGCTCGGCATGACCGAGGGGTTCGACGTCGGGCTCGAAATGTCAGGCGCCGCCCCCGCTTTCCGCGACATGATCGACACCATGAACAATGGCGGCAAGATCGCCATTCTGGGCATCGCGCCGACCGGCTTCGAGATCGACTGGAACAAGGTCATCTTCAAGATGCTGCATCTCAAAGGCATCTACGGCCGCGAGATGTTCGAAACCTGGTACAAGATGATCGCGCTTGTGCAGGGTCCGCTGGATGTCTCCGGCCTGATCACCCACCGCATCGGCATCGACGATTTTCAGATCGGTTTCGATGCGATGAAGAGCGGCAGTTCCGGCAAGGTGGTGATGGACTGGTAGGGATTGCCTTGGCCGCTATTCAGGAAAAGCTGACGACAGCACCTCTGGTCCGCCGGACATTTTCCAACTAGGGGAACATGGCTGGGTGGAGAGCTATGGCTCCGCTACGTGCGCTCGCTAATCATACACGGCGACGTATCGCGGCCCACCCGGTGACGGTCGATGGGGCAATTCGCTTCAGTCGATGACGGAAACCCGGTGAACCGATGCTGAGGCCCCGACGCGATCGTCTATTTCCTATGATCTGCGATTGAGGTCGAGGTGTTGCCGCTTTCAGCGGGTAAAATGCGATAGACGACTTCCGGTACCCTTCCGGTCAGCGAAAAGGAAGGCAACGAGCCGCATTGCCTCAAGCAAAATGTTACCAATAGTGTCCTGTTCCAAAGGGGATGGACAGGTCGTGCCATTCCGGTTCGGGGGAAGGATGGCGCGGCTCAGCATGGCGACACGGTGAAGCGGCGATCGTGGAGCTTTATTGCGGCGTTGACAAGCGGCGCATTCTGGATGAGTTCGAGGCGGTAACCGGCTATTATTCGCAAGCGCGCGATCCGTCTTATGAACCGTCGTGAGCAGAGGCCGTCTGCGGGCAAGAGCCGCAGCCGCTGTTACGGCAGCGATGTCCGCGACGCGCTCATCGTGTTGTGGGAGGATTCGGAGCGGCTGGGTCCGCATCGACGCTCGCGGCGGCCAGCGCCGCCGGGCAGGAATGAGTTCGCAGTTCGCCGCTCGGTGCCAGCCCGCACCTTCGGCGATTGGAAAGATCCGCCGCCCGGCTTTGTTGAGCGCATTCGGGCACGTCTTCGTCAGGGAGCTTCGTGCAGACGATGGTGCTGACCGGATTGCCGCCGGCTGGACCGATTGCATTCCGCTCCGCACGCGCGACAGCGGCAATGTGATCATGGCGATCAAGCAGGCCCGCTCCCGGTTTCGCTGACCCTGTGCTGCTGTTTGCCGGCATCCGCCCGCACAGGAAGAGCTTGTAAAAGCGGTCGGTGCGGAAATCGAGGAGCCGTTGGTCGTCGATCTTCAGCCTGAACGCGGTCGTTTGCTGGTGCCGCAAATCGGCTGTTGCATGTACATCCCTGTCAGACGTCAGTTTTCCTCGCCTATTTTGGTGTCGAGCGCGAAGTGCTCCAACCAGATTGCAAGGCTTTTTGGAAATGAGAGCGGCTTTGCGCAGGGCGCTCCGTTGTTGAGCATTCAAGCTACCAAGCCAATGACGCGCAGGTTCCACCAGGCTCGCCAGCCTTGAAGGACAGCGAAAAAAGCAGAGCACGACAGACACAACAGTGCATCAGGACGCCGCAGTCGTTGAAGATGGTGCGCTGCATCCATACCGTGGATGCATTCGATCCAAATAATCGATTTGTTCAATCAGTTTCTCGAAAGCTAACCCTACCCTCTGTGGGAATCGGGCTCTGAGCCGCGACGCTGC is a window encoding:
- the sctL gene encoding type III secretion system stator protein SctL, producing the protein MTVELSEGPIAPQMRPVGPLIPASELETWHSAAQALAAAERHRQRVRNWARAVYQRAWARGHMEGSNAGTEEMAGLIAETISEIARRKAALEQELPQLVMEILSDLIGAFDPGELLVRAVRHAIECQYSGADVCLHVSPMQVDMLAREFARCDGQDGRPRVRIEPDPTLSPQRCVLWSEYGNVDLGLDAQMRALRLGFGTLCEKGEL
- a CDS encoding nodulation protein NolU gives rise to the protein MGDISLPMPIQTARPDGPHFPGASELAASAHPTRLAARLDPALSAETLVKLQKCSRLHPRLAELLGNDDVDLNHIGCRPDLLRGHDPYRAALLAGSIWHARSLVAFVSQPELAILVKRIGVDAHAFGIRHLLHAVDKRLISDPEKLAQQIEYDGHACLGAWLQDSSATERNRVLLRLPEGTAAETPAHEHWTAAGQLLSLVVAHFETETPVK
- the sctJ gene encoding type III secretion inner membrane ring lipoprotein SctJ, with product MIGLAEGEIMRGLSGWRSVRLVMLPVLVALTACKADLYTQLQEREANEMLALLEDNGVAAIRVVAKDGTSTIQVDEKLLAFSINLLNAKGLPRQSFKNLGEIFQGSGLIASPTEERARYVYALSEELSRTISDIDGVFSVRVHVVLPHNDLVRAGATPSSASVFIRHDAKTNVAALLPKIKMLVADSIEGLSYDKVEVVLVPVERSAHEQRPDPTAVLPQASLPLPAPLLATVTGFAAAVFAVACYLLIGVVTRRRKQSTGVSKVEGRRDASAVEAIRKRMPAIGRG
- a CDS encoding nodulation protein NolB, with product MMMPVTSISATLTAGLPRVGSPSIVEQAQFERALGHAADSLKNDAAAGPASAAPVAAAMDVQRAAAPTSGMGDRVLQTISSLYPHNTVSFPALDHDIALSKGALPGPAQKLPVPGEAGTGISGIPQQGQDFETMMAGLRDVYNGVTQVALISKGVSGVTSSVNKLLKEG
- a CDS encoding secretin N-terminal domain-containing protein, producing MPRTLIQPVTLHVLRLLCAGFFLSTGIHPAHAVPLSLPATPYRYTVLDQELAAALQEFGNNLNIRVNISPAVKGRIRGRMPDLPPRAFLDRLTNLYGLQWYYDGLVLYVSAAQESQTRMLLMTSIRFDAFKGALDKLDISDERYVVKPVPGNGLVFVSGPPRFVALVEQTFNGLVAQAQAQTHIAATPKESVLILFRGSSTTVVRDGRPDASYSSDIPQQDSVGGKPELGKK
- a CDS encoding HrpF/NolX family T3SS translocon protein codes for the protein MSASNLSTFYRSNSLQSARGWPGLKVSHFATQHQQSASCFEAMLSTCVLADKPGSFAQGDLPASNLDSTMDKLRQDPLGHLAPDVLTLNGLEQHPLDLLPPNMRAALKEDQSQRSKATEAQHLLGVTPKIEPAPRPSPGITWNGGSLTTAELQIVAVLNRHKDQCPLTWKSLTDKANDPSTPPDLKAAIQGLQQDSGLFYAIGSQGDGRCGGKINAKDLAGFSNHHPQVAAFQEAQARSYEQNYIPSDGSGGLQPSVMTLSDALREFYRYSENLSKDLSLDEFKKMVGGESKNGKFPPQVIAAAQYFLDHPDAWNQLCGGSKGKMHKEDFLQVASSSMSLTQTELNTVEMIKDHQDTFFGSGVLTRDKLAKMKDDKSLDPKVREAASQLLSDPLLFGLLNNSITGYKTHHKFFDFGGGHTVDSGNISKKDFAHFCTNMSSANRNVQQPITHGAQTAEEQNAVADMKMGLMDQPDIKSAKKNGGAVMHVVDSVLKIETKVLDLAATAVGLLSFIPGLGQVADLASMVLEAESQAANLLRTAINGGDMKRALEEAGLNMAAQAIGLIAGPEVKLAIRNGLVKHLMEEALAAGIDLSVSTAQDYAEGYVNNLKARLAGGPEQSLGLPSMPSFQSVASNVPFVGIALS